The Drosophila biarmipes strain raj3 chromosome 2L, RU_DBia_V1.1, whole genome shotgun sequence genome has a window encoding:
- the LOC108029026 gene encoding uncharacterized protein LOC108029026 produces the protein MSNVSNVNINVQCECYHRRGLLYYANPLAWGRPCRRCRRMMSRNNIVVSVPAGQVATPVQATATTVIPAQNATHWQAQQEPQTMSALPPKYDQAVAAN, from the coding sequence ATGAGTAACGTTAGTAATGTCAATATCAACGTTCAGTGCGAGTGCTATCATCGCCGAGGACTTCTTTACTACGCCAATCCCTTGGCCTGGGGTCGTCCCTGCCGCAGGTGTCGTCGCATGATGTCCAGGAACAATATCGTGGTGTCCGTGCCAGCAGGACAGGTGGCTACGCCAGTGCAAGCCACCGCCACCACAGTGATACCTGCCCAGAACGCGACCCACTGGCAGGCGCAGCAGGAGCCTCAGACCATGTCCGCCCTGCCACCTAAGTACGACCAAGCTGTGGCTGCCaactaa
- the LOC108029306 gene encoding uncharacterized protein LOC108029306 translates to MRYYEDPCGYPARHHHGRPNIEIDVVPGWGGAYYPPPPPPRPTEVVYMTPAATYVPGPQVVIPQPYGGVTVTQNGYYPQQAYEYQYQQYPQPYNNTPYQQW, encoded by the coding sequence ATGCGGTACTATGAGGATCCATGCGGCTATCCTGCTCGCCATCACCATGGTCGTCCAAATATCGAGATTGATGTGGTTCCCGGTTGGGGTGGCGCATATTatccgccgccgcctccgcctcgGCCCACCGAGGTTGTCTACATGACCCCGGCGGCCACCTATGTGCCGGGACCCCAGGTGGTGATCCCGCAGCCCTACGGCGGCGTTACGGTGACCCAAAACGGGTACTATCCGCAGCAGGCCTACGAGTATCAGTACCAGCAGTATCCGCAGCCCTACAACAACACGCCCTACCAGCAGTGGTGA
- the LOC108029031 gene encoding actin nucleation-promoting factor WASL gives MPPPPHDHCGGPPPHRRGPVIKVQIAPPWPRRHRPPPQVVVVQQQPPPPPPPVMVVQQAPPPPYYQYPPPPPPSGSSHYHNPQY, from the coding sequence ATGCCACCACCACCCCACGATCACTGCGGAGGGCCACCACCACATCGCCGGGGGCCCGTGATTAAGGTCCAGATCGCACCACCATGGCCCCGTCgtcaccgcccaccgccccaagtggtggtggtgcagcagcagccgccccCACCACCCCCGCCAGTCATGGTGGTGCAACAGGCTCCGCCACCGCCCTACTACCAGTACCCACCGCCCCCACCACCATCCGGGAGCAGCCACTACCACAACCCACAATATTGA
- the LOC108029305 gene encoding uncharacterized protein LOC108029305 — protein MPYYEEERRHHHHHHHGGRPIVEVDIVPPRIPRPVIEIGVGGRYPPPPPMVEVITPANVYQPPPPPRPVIEVDVVPPSRPFIEFNIGGRRPPPREEVIIVQQPPPPRW, from the coding sequence ATGCCGTACTACGAGGAGGAACGTCGCCATCACCACCATCATCACCATGGTGGAAGGCCAATCGTGGAGGTGGACATTGTGCCGCCGAGGATCCCGCGACCGGTGATCGAGATCGGAGTGGGTGGGCGCTACCCACCGCCGCCCCCCATGGTGGAGGTCATCACCCCAGCCAACGTCTACCAGCCCCCACCGCCTCCACGCCCCGTCATCGAGGTCGATGTGGTGCCCCCTAGTCGCCCCTTCATCGAGTTCAACATCGGCGGTCGCCGTCCTCCGCCCAGGGAGGAGGTCATCATCGTCCAGCAGCCCCCACCGCCCAGGTGGTAG